The Brassica napus cultivar Da-Ae chromosome C1, Da-Ae, whole genome shotgun sequence DNA segment ACATAATCATACCACCAACGCCCGTACCGTAAACTGTTAAGCTGGCTCTCATGATCTCCTGTGAGGTCAGACAACAAACTTGGGGTGTCTGAAACAGAATGACCAGAGTATTGAAGATGCATATCCTCTTGTATCACAGCTACTGGATCCATGAGTGACGTGTTATGCACTGAACCTTCATGACCAACATGGTCGTTCACGTTCTCATTACTATGCACCCTTTTGGAAAAATTCCCCACCCCTTTTCCATTTAATACTTCACAATTTCTGATGTGATGATGTTTACCATTCAAAGGAGAGACACTTTCCATAGCATCTTCGGAAATTTCAAGCTTTTGAAAGCTCACACTAGCCAACTCTTCTTTTGCATCTCCAGAAGGGGTTGTTTCAACATGTAATCCGCTTACATCAAGCCTAGGTTCTGTACTCAATACATTGGCTCCTCCTGCACACAACAAGTCTTCCTGGTCATGTCTACCATTTCCAGCTGCAGCAGCAGCACCAGATGAACTAGAAGATTCCGATTCATAAGCCATTTGACCATCTTGGAAATGGTTGGCAGTTGAAACATGTGACCTATTGAACCTTACGTAGGGAACAACATCAGGCCTCTGGCCACTTCCATGTCGGTGTAGCATGTTTGAGAAGAACTTACGAAGCTCAAAACTTATGTCTTCTTCTGACTGCAAAAATATTTGCCCAAGCTTCCGAGCACCATATGTGAATGCACTTCGTATGCGATAGAAATTACCTGCGTAAGAGAAAGTAGTAACCATCCACGTTACAATTTTACCAAAACAGGGTATTCTAGATCATAAACTCCACCGACAGAACATACTAAGTTTAACGATTTAAATCAAGTTTATACAGTTCCTTTGCTGGTCAATAAGACATGGCAGAATATCAAAACCTTAATTTTAGCTTCACTTAAAATCTCGGCTCCCTAATCAAATATTTAAGGGAAACCAGTATAATATAACAAACTCTTGataaggaaaacaaaaaaatcttgtGTTGGTTGGAGAAAAAGAATTAGTGGTAAACCTTTGCTAACGCTGCGGCCAAGATTATTATTTTCCTTAAGTGGATCAATTATATTGAGATGCCTCACTGGAAACACACGTGGGTTTGTCTCAAATCCTCTTGAAGGTGCAGAGTACAACTCCAAACATTCCTTGAGGAACTCACTGGTCAGCAGTAGATCTTTCCCGCCATTTTCTGGAGTCTCaactacaataaaaaaaaaagaaagaaatgcagacactgaaattaaaaaataataatctcagTTTATATAAACTTGTGGAAATGCTTACCAACGATTTCTGGTAGTGACAGTGAGGAAAGGATGACTGGACCACTCAGGCTAATGCAATAGTTATCCCAGTCAAACTTGCTGAAGTAGTCcaaaaatttgtataaaaccTATAGAAAACAAAAGCTTTTGTAAATCAAAGATGAGACTTTAACCATGATTCCTCTCTTCAAAATGTACATTCTTACAGCCAGTGGGCCATCCAACGATGAGTGGAAGAGATGGAAAATATATAAGACCAACGTCTCCAGAGCATATGTTGAGATCAATCCATGTAGAGCCCCAAGAATACGGCTCTCGTAGTAGCACCAAGCTTTGATGAGTATGATACTTTTCTTGAAGAGATGGTCCTTTCCAATGAGGTGATCGATCTGCGTAATCAAATCGTCAACGTCAATCTTTGCCTTCTACTATTGCATCCTATGAAAATGCTCTTTAAACATGTTATTACACGCATGTGACATTgcaaaaaatttagaatatttaagaaaaactatTGAGTTAACAGAAAACCATTCATGCAATTGATATATTgaatcattaatatatatttaccttTAAAAAGGTTAGTTAAATTTGTTTGACGCAGCATGGTGATACTGAAGAGGGACATATTACCTTCTCGAGAAAGCACAAAGTACAAATCCCACCGAGCTGATTGAAAGAGATATCTACCACAATGTTCTGCACCAGACATTTAACAAGCTTAACCTGCAAACAAATAAGAAAGGCTTGCTACTTAAGAGATtaccaacaaacaaaaaaagaaaagatcaacatGCATAAACACTTAACTCACGACAGAAactagtttatattttaaaatataaatcatgaatAAGATAGAGAGTTGGTAAACGAACCTCAGCACGTATTAACTGGACATCCTTAATCATAAACTGTGCACCCACATTATGTTCCTCCCTCTCAAGTACAGTGAAAACTTGGTGGGCCAAATCTTCCTCGTGACACGGTCCACCAAAAGCTGTGAGATCAATATCTCCATCAGGAAGATACGTTTTCAATGGGACTGATCCAAAAGAATGTAcctgaaaacacacacacacacacacatactaaTTACGTTATACAAAGAGAGCCATCAACATAAGAATCACAAAACACAGTATACTACATGAATATTGATAAGAATCCACATGTCAATGCAAAGACAGAGGCCAATGTTATAACGATATTAACAGAAAAGGTTTTAAGAGAATGAACCTCACAACCAAGAGTCATACTGATTAGTCTTTGCATATAGTCAATTACATCTCTTCTTCGATCCTCAGACACAAGTGTTGGATGAACATGCTCTATAATTTCACGGGTAGCTTCCTCAACTCTGTTCCAGAACTCGGGCTGAACTGGGAGAGACCGAGGAGGCGGCTGAAATGAGGATGAAGTCTCTTCCAATACAGACCAATCATCAAGATCCGCCGCCATGAAAGAGtagaaccaaaaaaagaaaacctgCTACAAAAATGTACCAAACACAAAAACTAATCATTACAGCATATGATCACTTAAACCCAACATCACAAAATAGACGAAACTCGAATAAACACCATGGTTTTTCTAAACTTGCATAGATAAAACCGCTACGAGTTCAAACACgaaattaacaaataatttatgaaaagTATGATTTGAAAATTCAATCCGATTTAACATAAGGATTCAGTTCAGATAAGCGTAAAGACAAAACTGATGATGGCAGTttacttaagtttttttttttggcaaaaaaaaaaaaagttaacaagGAGAGGCCACTAccgaaaagaagagaagagaatcgCAGAATACGGAGAGTTGCCAAGCAGTACGAGAGcacacacaagaaaaaaaaaaaaagaaatcgagGGATTTATATGTCCGGTGAAGATGAAGGCATCAAAACGAGATCTAGGGATTTATTGGTCTGATGAATGATGAACGCTTCGCAGAGAAAGAGGGcagaatattttaattttaattttatttcttactATTTCTTTGGGCTGGGCCTTTAAGCCTTTTTACTGTTGAATCCAACACTTGCTTTAGTTCAACTTTTTACCTATCAAATTATACACAACATGAGCAAATGAGGAGAGAACAGTGACAGTGAAACTATGTGTATAAGAACATACAACCCAAGTAAAAATTACAAAGTTCTTATAGAAATTGTAACTATCACCAAGTTAATAGCCCTATTCTATAACCCTAGAGTGCATATTATGACATGCAtgcttatttgttttattttgaacttAGAGTATCTCCAACTCATTGTACTTTTACTTTTGTAATAGTATTTATAAGCAAAATCTTTTCAATTTA contains these protein-coding regions:
- the LOC106349056 gene encoding uncharacterized protein LOC106349056 isoform X2, yielding MAADLDDWSVLEETSSSFQPPPRSLPVQPEFWNRVEEATREIIEHVHPTLVSEDRRRDVIDYMQRLISMTLGCEVHSFGSVPLKTYLPDGDIDLTAFGGPCHEEDLAHQVFTVLEREEHNVGAQFMIKDVQLIRAEVKLVKCLVQNIVVDISFNQLGGICTLCFLEKIDHLIGKDHLFKKSIILIKAWCYYESRILGALHGLISTYALETLVLYIFHLFHSSLDGPLAVLYKFLDYFSKFDWDNYCISLSGPVILSSLSLPEIVVETPENGGKDLLLTSEFLKECLELYSAPSRGFETNPRVFPVRHLNIIDPLKENNNLGRSVSKGNFYRIRSAFTYGARKLGQIFLQSEEDISFELRKFFSNMLHRHGSGQRPDVVPYVRFNRSHVSTANHFQDGQMAYESESSSSSGAAAAAGNGRHDQEDLLCAGGANVLSTEPRLDVSGLHVETTPSGDAKEELASVSFQKLEISEDAMESVSPLNGKHHHIRNCEVLNGKGVGNFSKRVHSNENVNDHVGHEGSVHNTSLMDPVAVIQEDMHLQYSGHSVSDTPSLLSDLTGDHESQLNSLRYGRWWYDYVQNGPLSPLSPHGLPNNNSWEVVRHALPFGRNAPGPVNVNGVVPRQVFFHMNPQMIPNANFGIEELPKPRGTGTYFPNAR
- the LOC106349056 gene encoding uncharacterized protein LOC106349056 isoform X1 — encoded protein: MAADLDDWSVLEETSSSFQPPPRSLPVQPEFWNRVEEATREIIEHVHPTLVSEDRRRDVIDYMQRLISMTLGCEVHSFGSVPLKTYLPDGDIDLTAFGGPCHEEDLAHQVFTVLEREEHNVGAQFMIKDVQLIRAEVKLVKCLVQNIVVDISFNQLGGICTLCFLEKIDHLIGKDHLFKKSIILIKAWCYYESRILGALHGLISTYALETLVLYIFHLFHSSLDGPLAVLYKFLDYFSKFDWDNYCISLSGPVILSSLSLPEIVVETPENGGKDLLLTSEFLKECLELYSAPSRGFETNPRVFPVRHLNIIDPLKENNNLGRSVSKGNFYRIRSAFTYGARKLGQIFLQSEEDISFELRKFFSNMLHRHGSGQRPDVVPYVRFNRSHVSTANHFQDGQMAYESESSSSSGAAAAAGNGRHDQEDLLCAGGANVLSTEPRLDVSGLHVETTPSGDAKEELASVSFQKLEISEDAMESVSPLNGKHHHIRNCEVLNGKGVGNFSKRVHSNENVNDHVGHEGSVHNTSLMDPVAVIQEDMHLQYSGHSVSDTPSLLSDLTGDHESQLNSLRYGRWWYDYVQNGPLSPLSPHGLPNNNSWEVVRHALPFGRNAPGPVNVNGVVPRQVFFHMNPQMIPNANFGIEELPKPRGTGTYFPNANFYRDRPFPPRRNSSQTRSPRNNGRNMAHFHSDHRRQQLHHQHHSNQANGSSDMSQVDSFESFSDANGSVNHQHEMAPDFRSTEAELRSPPEGSSQSDLSVEGYYNQSHRPTSIPSSTEEDRGTPPSQSYYLADDHEFPPL